One segment of Paraburkholderia sp. PGU19 DNA contains the following:
- a CDS encoding OsmC family protein, producing the protein MPLASATARLAADAPNYVVAIDAGRHPLTGDEGPHEGGQDRGPAPFAFVLSGLAACTAATLRMYMQRKTWPAATIAVEVSLHADHDGIQYIRRGVAVEGPLEEAQRARLAEICEKTPVTLFIKRGTRIDTTLRIA; encoded by the coding sequence ATGCCGCTTGCCTCTGCCACTGCTCGCCTTGCGGCCGACGCGCCCAACTACGTCGTCGCCATCGACGCTGGCCGCCACCCGCTGACGGGCGACGAAGGTCCCCACGAAGGGGGCCAGGATCGCGGCCCCGCGCCATTCGCGTTCGTGCTGTCCGGGCTCGCAGCGTGCACAGCCGCCACGCTGCGCATGTACATGCAGCGCAAGACGTGGCCGGCCGCCACGATCGCCGTTGAGGTCAGCCTGCATGCCGATCACGACGGAATCCAGTACATCCGCCGCGGCGTGGCGGTCGAAGGACCGCTTGAAGAGGCGCAACGCGCGCGCCTTGCCGAAATCTGCGAAAAGACGCCGGTCACGCTCTTCATCAAGCGGGGCACGCGCATCGACACGACGCTGCGCATTGCATGA
- a CDS encoding PQQ-binding-like beta-propeller repeat protein, with product MKQAFNRKDDHQPSQLRWGNPAIVAAVALMTGVMAAPPAVAQGVGDWPMGGQNLYNTRSAQGEHTVGLNNVAKLAPRWSVETDGNVSATPTVVDGVVYVPDFGGSLWAVDAASGQVKWHKKVSDYSQIPNDASRTSPAYWKGTLVIGQGTQIANNPTGAYVLGIKAEDGSPLWRTQVETDPTAIITSSPVIDGGVVYVGVSSRAEALKDKPTYRGSVVSLAATTGKLLWKTYMVPEGYTGASVWGNTPVVDHQTGLLYVTTGNNFSVPEGVCRYPGQSKCKPDVATNHIDSFVALNLKTGKIAWATRTLAADMSTNYDHDDGPDYDFGSGPNLYTATVAGHKRTLLGAGAKSGVYWALDPKTGKVVWHTQVGPGSLLGGMLWGTAADGKRIYVSIGNLNHESIPVNSPPGKTTTKGGVWAAVDAATGKVLWRTADPQDMMDTVAMSEANGVVYAGSLAGSGANMYALDAATGEIKWSFESGGAVVSGAAIVDGTVYWGSGYHTKVLGLPYAGDNHKLYAFAVAKQ from the coding sequence ATGAAACAGGCGTTCAACAGGAAAGACGATCATCAGCCTTCTCAACTGCGCTGGGGCAACCCGGCAATCGTGGCAGCCGTTGCACTGATGACGGGCGTCATGGCCGCGCCTCCCGCTGTGGCCCAAGGCGTGGGGGACTGGCCGATGGGCGGTCAGAATCTGTACAACACGCGTAGCGCGCAGGGCGAGCACACCGTCGGCCTAAACAATGTGGCGAAGCTTGCGCCGCGCTGGTCGGTCGAGACGGATGGTAACGTTTCTGCCACGCCGACGGTGGTCGATGGGGTTGTCTACGTGCCGGATTTTGGCGGCTCGCTGTGGGCCGTCGATGCCGCTAGCGGACAGGTGAAGTGGCACAAGAAGGTAAGCGACTATAGCCAGATTCCCAACGACGCTTCGCGCACCAGCCCCGCTTACTGGAAGGGGACGCTCGTGATTGGCCAAGGCACGCAGATCGCCAACAATCCGACGGGCGCTTACGTGTTGGGCATCAAGGCCGAAGACGGCTCGCCGCTGTGGCGCACCCAGGTGGAAACGGACCCCACCGCCATCATCACCAGCTCGCCCGTTATCGACGGTGGCGTCGTCTACGTGGGGGTATCGTCGCGGGCCGAGGCGCTCAAGGACAAGCCCACCTATCGCGGCAGCGTCGTGTCGCTTGCCGCGACCACGGGCAAGCTGCTGTGGAAAACGTACATGGTGCCCGAAGGCTATACGGGCGCTTCGGTCTGGGGCAATACACCCGTCGTCGATCATCAGACGGGCCTGCTGTACGTCACGACCGGCAACAACTTTTCCGTGCCGGAGGGTGTTTGCCGCTATCCGGGGCAAAGCAAGTGCAAGCCGGACGTGGCGACCAATCACATCGACAGCTTCGTTGCGCTCAACCTGAAGACGGGCAAGATTGCGTGGGCCACCCGCACGCTGGCAGCCGACATGTCGACGAACTATGACCACGACGACGGCCCGGATTACGACTTCGGCTCGGGGCCCAACCTGTATACGGCGACCGTCGCTGGTCACAAGCGCACGCTGCTTGGTGCTGGCGCGAAAAGCGGCGTCTATTGGGCACTCGATCCAAAGACGGGCAAGGTCGTATGGCATACCCAGGTCGGTCCCGGCAGTCTGCTAGGTGGCATGCTCTGGGGCACGGCCGCGGACGGCAAACGCATTTACGTGTCGATCGGTAACCTCAATCACGAGTCCATCCCTGTCAACTCGCCTCCGGGCAAGACGACGACCAAGGGCGGCGTGTGGGCAGCAGTTGATGCCGCAACGGGCAAGGTGCTCTGGCGCACTGCCGATCCGCAGGACATGATGGACACCGTGGCGATGTCCGAGGCCAACGGCGTGGTCTATGCTGGCTCGCTCGCGGGTAGTGGCGCGAACATGTATGCGCTCGATGCCGCTACCGGCGAAATCAAGTGGAGCTTCGAAAGCGGCGGCGCGGTCGTGTCTGGTGCGGCGATTGTCGACGGTACGGTCTATTGGGGCTCCGGCTATCACACCAAGGTTCTCGGGCTGCCGTACGCCGGTGATAACCACAAGCTTTATGCATTCGCGGTAGCGAAACAGTGA